Proteins found in one Acanthopagrus latus isolate v.2019 chromosome 3, fAcaLat1.1, whole genome shotgun sequence genomic segment:
- the eno2 gene encoding gamma-enolase — translation MSIVSIVAREILDSRGNPTVEVDLRTEKGLFRAAVPSGASTGIYEALELRDGDKSRYKGKGVLKAVGHINDTLGPALIASGISVVEQEQLDNMMIEMDGTENKSQFGANAILGVSLAICKAGAAETEVPLYRHIADLAGNTELVLPVPAFNVINGGSHAGNKLAMQEFMVLPVGAESFKEALRIGAELYHTLKGVIQEKYGQDATNVGDEGGFAPNILENSEALDLLQTAIEKAGFTDKVVVGMDVAASEFYRDGKYDLDFKSPPDPERHISGEELADIYQGFVNNYPVVSIEDPFDQDDWEAWSRLTAQVGIQVVGDDLTVTNPKRIEKAAEERACNCLLLKVNQIGSVTEAIQACKLAQANGWGVMVSHRSGETEDTFIADLVVGLCTGQIKTGAPCRSERLAKYNQLMRIEEELGDQARFAGHNFRNPSAL, via the exons aTGTCGATCGTCAGCATCGTTGCCAGGGAGATCTTGGACTCCCGGGGAAACCCCACTGTGGAAGTGGACCTTCGCACGGAGAAAG GTCTGTTCAGGGCTGCGGTGCCCAGCGGAGCATCCACAGGGATCTACGAGGCTTTGGAGCTCCGAGATGGAGACAAGAGTCGCTACAAGGGCAAAG GTGTGTTGAAGGCGGTCGGGCACATCAACGATACTCTGGGACCGGCGCTCATAGCCTCT GGCATCAGCGtggtggagcaggagcagctggaCAACATGATGATCGAGATGGAcggaacagaaaacaaat CTCAGTTCGGGGCGAACGCCATCCTGGGCGTGTCTCTCGCCATCTGTAAGGccggagcagcagagacagaagtcCCGCTGTACCGTCACATAGCCGACCTGGCCGGAAACACAGAGCTGGTGCTGCCGGTTCCT GCCTTTAATGTGATAAATGGAGGTTCCCATGCAGGTAACAAACTTGCCATGCAGGAGTTCATGGTCCTTCCTGTTGGCGCCGAATCTTTCAA GGAGGCGTTGAGGATAGGAGCGGAGCTGTACCACACGCTGAAGGGGGTGATCCAGGAGAAGTACGGCCAGGACGCCACCAACGTGGGAGACGAGGGAGGGTTTGCCCCCAACATCCTGGAGAACAGTGAGG ctCTGGACCTGCTGCAGACGGCCATCGAGAAGGCCGGCTTCACGGACAAGGTGGTGGTCGGGATGGACGTGGCCGCCTCAGAGTTTTACCGCGACGGGAAATACGACCTGGACTTCAAATCCCCACCGGATCCGGAGAGACACATCTCTGGAGAGGAGCTGGCCGACATCTATCAGGGCTTCGTCAACAACTACCCAG TGGTGTCCATCGAGGACCCGTTCGACCAGGACGACTGGGAGGCCTGGTCCCGTCTGACGGCTCAGGTGGGGATCCAGGTCGTTGGAGACGACCTGACGGTGACCAACCCAAAGAGAATAGAGAAAGCTGCCGAGGAGCGAGCCTGCAACTGCCTGCTGCTCAAAGTCAACCAGATCGGCTCCGTCACCGAGGCCATACAGGC gtgtAAACTGGCTCAGGCGAACGGTTGGGGCGTGATGGTCAGCCATCGCTCCGGAGAGACGGAGGACACCTTCATCGCTGACCTGGTGGTTGGACTCTGCACTGGACAG attaAGACCGGCGCCCCCTGCAGATCTGAGAGGCTGGCCAAGTACAACCAGCTCATGAG